The sequence CGCGTCGCGCGCCTCGATCGACTGAAAGGGACGGTACTGCACGCTGATCGCCGCGTGCAGCAGGCTGCCGGCGACGCGCTGGCCGCGTCCCGTGCGCTCGCGGGCATACAGGGCGCCCACGATGCCGTAGGCCAGGAACATACCGGCGGTCACGTCGGCGAGGGCGACGCTGGAGATCGGCGATGGCAGACCGTCCCGCAGCTTGCGCTCGTAGTCCATCAGCCCGGAGGCGGCCTGCGAGAGCAGGTCGAAGCCCGGGCGGGCGGCGTCCGGGCCTTCCGCGCCGAAGGCCGTGTTCTCGGCGTAGACCAGGCGCGGGTTGCGGGCGGAGAGCTGCTCCCAGCTAAGACCCAACCGCGCGGCCACGCCCGGCCGGAAGTTGGTGAGCAGCACGTCGGCGCGATCGAGCAGGCGCAGCAGCAGGGCCAGCCCGTCGGGCGTGCGCAGATCGACGGCGATGCCGCGCTTGCCGCGGTTGACGCCGAGGAAGCCGCGGCTCTCGCCCGGCGCGATCTGGTTTTGCAGCCGCCAGCGGTCGCCTTCCGGCGGCTCGACCTTGATCACGTCGGCGCCCAGGTCGGCCAGCATCATGCCGCAGTACGGCCCGGCGATGTAGTCGGTGCAGTCGATCACGCGTACGCCGGCCAGGGCGCCGCCCGTCCGTTCGTTCCTGTTGTTCATTCCGCTCGCCCCTCCCGCTCCGGGCCTATGGTAGCGGGTGTGGCGTGGCGCGTGGGGTGGGATGAGCATGAGGGCCGGCCGAGGCGCTAGCGCAGATCGACCAGCGTGATCTCCGCCAGTCCCAGGCTGGCGCGCAGGCCGTTCTCGTCGGCGATCATGCTGCGCTGGGCCGCCTCGTCACCGGCCGAACGGACGACAAACACCCGGGCCGCGGTCGCCGCGCCGCCGAGCTTGAGCCGCTCCTGCTCAGCAGTGTCGATGCCGGCCTGCGCGACGGCAGCCTGGTCCGGCGATCCGACAAGATAGATCGTCGCTGCCGGCGCGGGGCTGCTGTTCCCTGCCGGAGCAACGGCCGCCGCCGGGTTGTGGCCGGCCGCCGCCTGTACGGCATGGTGCGACGTTGCGCCGGGTCCGAGGCGCCGCGCGCCGAACACCGCGCCGGCGCTGAGCACGCCGACCAGCGCCAGCCCAACGCCGGCGGCGACCGCCACGCGGAGCGCCTTGCCGAGTCGCTGCCAACCGTTCGCCGGCGTGGTGACGGTCTCACCATATCCAGGCTCGCTGCGCATGGCGGGATCCTCCCGTTCGCGGCGGCAGGCGCCCCGCTGGCGCCATGCCGCCGTACGGGCAGATCCTCGATCGGCAGCGAGAGGCCGCCATCGTCAGTCTCAGCAGTTTTCGGATGGGCGAGTTTTTCGGGGAACAGCAGGCCGATAGCAGAGATCAGTTACCAACCGGTTTCGGGGGTTCATTCCTCATTCCACCAGGCCGCGGCGCAGCGCGTAGGCGGCGGCCTCGACGCGGTTCTGGGCGCCGGTCTTGGCGAAGATGTGGTTCACGTGCCGCAGCACGGTGTTGACGCTGATCACCAGCGCCTCTGCGACCTCGCGGTTGCTCTTGCCCGCCGCCGCCAGCCGCAGCACCTCGACCTCGCGCGCCGAAAGGCCGTTGGGATAGGCAACCCGCACCGGTGCGCTCGCCAGCCGGCGGTCAGCCAGCAGCGCCCGTGCCTTCGAAGCCCAGTAGCCCATACCCAGCTCGTCATACGCGGCGATGGCCTTGGTGAGGAGTTCGCGGGCACGGGGCACGTCGGCGCGGCGCCCGCGCCGCAGCAGCATCGCAGCATACTCGCGCTGCGTCTGCGCCAGGAACGGGCGAGCAGCCATCCGTTCATTCAGGGCGAGTGCTGACTGAAAGTGCCGCTCTGCCGCATCCCAGTCCTGCAGCGTCGCATCGAGCAGACCGAGATAGTGGTCCACGGCGCCGGTACAGACGAAGCCCCACATGAACATGGCAGTGCGGCCGCTGAACGGCGGCAACTGCTGTCTGAACTCGACGGCAAGCCCCCGATCCGCAATCGTGGCGCACACCTGAGCAAGCCGTGTGAGCATGAAGGACCATGCACCGCTGCGCCGCATGCCGCCATAGTTGCTGTTGATAACTTCCGTGAGGGTCGACCTCGCCTCGCTGTG comes from Dehalococcoidia bacterium and encodes:
- a CDS encoding CoA transferase; translated protein: MNNRNERTGGALAGVRVIDCTDYIAGPYCGMMLADLGADVIKVEPPEGDRWRLQNQIAPGESRGFLGVNRGKRGIAVDLRTPDGLALLLRLLDRADVLLTNFRPGVAARLGLSWEQLSARNPRLVYAENTAFGAEGPDAARPGFDLLSQAASGLMDYERKLRDGLPSPISSVALADVTAGMFLAYGIVGALYARERTGRGQRVAGSLLHAAISVQYRPFQSIEARDAAPRAAFLAAIADPPTEIPAAAAAGGTATAAQARGYAEIAALRESMIASRPAGNAGNNYYCPYETRDGIVCVACLNNRFRRRLRDLLGIDDASVDGNNYAPTEPAQREAALALRPLFEAAFRERTTAEWLRLLDEADVPCAPLRLTEEVFDSPQVTANEMILTLEHPALGTLRQPAGPLRMSETPYGSRRPAPTLGQDSDAVLAEAGISGDEIARLRAAGVVR